The Polyangium aurulentum genomic interval GCCGAGCCACGTCATCGCCTGGATGAGCACGCCCATGCCCGCCATGCCCGCCACGCTCGCGGCCATGGTCTGCATGTAGTTGGCGCCGTGCTTGCCCTCGGGCCCGTAGCCGTACGTGACCGCGCTGCCGAGAATCCCCGCGAGCACCTGCCCGCCCACGAAGAAGCCGAGGCTGAAGTTCATGTAAGCGGCCGCGATACCGCCGAGCGGGCCGAGAATCAGGATCGCCACGGCCGAGAGCAGCACGTGGTAGCCGGGCGAGTCGATCTGCGGCAAGAAGCCGAACTTGGGCTTCGCAGGGGGCGTCGGGTTCATCAGGGCCCGCATGCTAGCAGTGGAGGCAAACCGTCGCGCACGTACAATCGTTCGTGCGTCCTGGCTGTGAGGCGACAGGGATGTGAAACGTGCGCCCGTCAGGGCCATCCCCCTCGTCAGGCGGGCGCTCCGCTCCTATGTTCGGCGCGTGATCCCTGCTCGCTACGTCAACCTCGATGCAGCCCGCGCCAAGTTCGGTGACCGCGTGGACAGGCTCGCCCCTTTCCTGCTTCGGGGCGATCCGCTCGCCGACGATCTCGTGGAGGCGATGGAATCCATGCCCCGAGGCCGCGGCTGGGCCCTCTTCAACCAGGAGCTCGCGCGTCCTGGGAGCTGCAAGGGCGAGATGCCCGAGGCGATGCGCGCCTTCTTCGCCCACGTCGACCGCGTGCCCCTGTGGGTCGACTGGACCGCGATCGAGCGCGGCGGCGAGCTGCTCATGCGCTCGGGCGCGATTGGCGGGATCGTCCTCGGCGCCGCCTCGCTCGTGATGGGCTACAGCTCCCCCGGCGGCAACAAGCCCCTCGTCTTCTCGGGCAGGTTGATCAACCGCGCGATCCGGCGGCTCAACGAGACCGCGCGCTTCGTGCAGGCCACCGGGCGCCCGGGGGGCCTGCGGCGAAACGCCGACGGGTTCGCGATCACGGTCAAGGTGCGGCTGATGCACGCGAAGGTGCGCCGGATCCTGCGCCGGACCGAGGATTTCCGTCAGGATCTCTGGGGCGACCCGATCAACCAGCACGACATGGCGGCGACCACGCTGCTCTTCTCGCTGATCTTCCTCGAGGGGCTGCGGTCGTTCGGGCTCGAGATGACCCGCGACGAGTCCGAGAGCTTCATGCACCTGTGGCGCTACTCGGGCTACCTGTCGGGGGTCGACGAGGAGATCCTGCCGGGGTCGGAGTTCGACGGCTGGAGCCTCGGCCAC includes:
- a CDS encoding oxygenase MpaB family protein is translated as MIPARYVNLDAARAKFGDRVDRLAPFLLRGDPLADDLVEAMESMPRGRGWALFNQELARPGSCKGEMPEAMRAFFAHVDRVPLWVDWTAIERGGELLMRSGAIGGIVLGAASLVMGYSSPGGNKPLVFSGRLINRAIRRLNETARFVQATGRPGGLRRNADGFAITVKVRLMHAKVRRILRRTEDFRQDLWGDPINQHDMAATTLLFSLIFLEGLRSFGLEMTRDESESFMHLWRYSGYLSGVDEEILPGSEFDGWSLGHLIKATQAPPDEDSRTLVNALFDSTVREAKTPEERRMGEVRRRMGWGFCRGLLGDEMADSLGVPRTPFVVGFHALRAVATVAEQARARSSEAHRVAVATGTRYWDKVVEVGLAGVPAEFSPPERLVSAA